A genomic window from Triticum urartu cultivar G1812 chromosome 7, Tu2.1, whole genome shotgun sequence includes:
- the LOC125519449 gene encoding uncharacterized protein LOC125519449 — translation MGTVSLSPVGLSSSARALRGPPERRHVATGEISFRKLGFKVFSFGTRCQSSVADATSRFRAFPYPAHIQARYNGCRLVCWAIKPWRARDAVRACVHAVNASGSARGSLGRKPPSLSTTSVRRPCLLALAAILFCFPPETALYAYGPLLNFPPLTVQVSYDPRWSDEFRANEAVAVLGEAASVAARHADAGGYAYGCARLWLAWGCPPAPGEGVNGTLVHGRRSYDWELDRFEEERRHCIDERVPRDHPEEHLFRRTYPTTTFDLRCCACCFSCGRYY, via the exons ATGGGTACTGTTTCTTTGTCGCCGGTCGGCTTAAGTAGCAGTGCTAGGGCATTACGCGGCCCGCCGGAGCGGCGGCACGTGGCGACGGGGGAGATAAGCTTCAGAAAACTGGGTTTCAAAGTGTTTTCGTTTGGGACCCGCTGTCAGTCCAGCGTGGCGGACGCGACCAGTCGCTTCCGGGCCTTTCCATATCCGGCACATATTCAGGCTAGATATAACGGGTGCCGCTTAGTCTGTTGGGCAATAAAGCCGTGGCGAGCCCGGGACGCGGTGCGTGCCTGCGTGCACGCAGTGAACGCGTCGGGCTCGGCCCGTGGCAGCTTGGGTCGC AAACCACCTAGCTTGTCCACCACCTCCGTGCGCCGCCCCTGCCTGCTCGCCCTCGCCGCCATCCTCTTCTGCTTTCCACCGGAGACGGCGCTATATGCCTATGGTCCTCTACTAAACTTTCCGCCGCTAACGGTGCAAGTTTCGTATGATCCTCGGTGGTCCGACGAGTTCAGGGCCAACGAGGCCGTCGCCGTCCTCGGCGAGGCGGCCAGCGTCGCCGCCAGACACGCGGATGCGGGCGGCTATGCGTACGGCTGCGCCAGGCTATGGCTGGCATGGGGCTGCCCTCCCGCTCCCGGCGAGGGGGTGAACGGAACCCTGGTCCACGGGAGGCGGTCCTATGATTGGGAGCTGGATCGCTTCGAGGAGGAGAGGCGGCACTGCATCGACGAGCGCGTCCCTCGGGACCATCCGGAGGAACACCTCTTCCGTCGCACCTACCCGACGACTACTTTTGATCTTCGCTGTTGTGCCTGTTGCTTTTCATGTGGTCGGTACTACTGA
- the LOC125525192 gene encoding protein FAR1-RELATED SEQUENCE 3-like produces the protein MTSTQRIESSNHLLKGYVSPGSPMHLFLRKYEKLQFDRESEESFQEKRTTLSGVPLRLNIPIERHASKIYTRSMFEQFSEALYKSFAHQVDVIEHRKVYKVTHLDAAAREKWSKIVFIVNVDDEARFFDCECGTFEHSGMVCCHSLKVMIEFRLAKIPDKHVVKRWTRDARDILLDHLVRYQKDRGSPASDTFRHSQMWIRALECVRLSDINVKCYDVFMAMMKEVYATLLPLSHDKDGMGLEERDGVAKMASGTACSDTVEHVKALVEDWRSIILFRHCSC, from the exons ATGACAAGCACCCAGCGCATCGAGAGTTCTAATCACCTGCTGAAAGGATATGTGTCACCAGGAAGTCCAATGCATCTATTCCTCAGGAAGTACGAGAAGCTCCAGTTCGACAGGGAATCTGAGGAAAGCTTCCAGGAGAAGCGCACTACTCTG AGTGGTGTTCCTTTGAGGCTAAACATACCAATTGAGAGGCACGCAAGTAAAATCTACACAAGATCAATGTTTGAACAATTCAGTGAGGCACTGTACAAGTCTTTTGCACATCAGGTTGATGTTATAGAACATCGAAAGGTTTACAAGGTAACGCATCTCGATGCGGCAGCTCGGGAGAAATGGAGCAAAATTGTTTTTATTGTCAATGTGGATGATGAGGCGAGGTTCTTTGATTGTGAGTGTGGCACGTTTGAGCATTCTGGAATGGTTTGTTGCCATTCTCTGAAG GTGATGATTGAGTTTCGTTTGGCAAAAATACCAGATAAACACGTTGTTAAGAGGTGGACAAGGGATGCTAGGGATATATTGCTTGATCACTTAGTGCGGTACCAGAAAGACAGAGGCTCACCAGCGTCCGACACTTTTAGGCACAGCCAAATGTGGATCAGGGCCCTGGAGTGTGTGCGCCTTAGCGACATCAATGTGAAGTGTTATGATGTGTTCATGGCAATGATGAAGGAGGTATATGCCACGTTGCTGCCACTTAGCCATGACAAGGATGGCATGGGGCTGGAAGAGAGAGATGGTGTAGCTAAGATGGCAAGTGGCACAGCTTGTTCTGATACAGTTGAACATGTGAAAGCTTTGGTTGAAGACTGGAGATCAATCATATTGTTCCGGCATTGCAGCTGCTAA